In a single window of the Desulfovibrio mangrovi genome:
- a CDS encoding glycosyltransferase family 4 protein → MKILHILSQRPELTGSGVYISQMMRQAYAAGHENAMLAGVPADYCHPQEGACCRTFFVRFGHDLPFGVAGMSDVMPYPSVRFRDFSDAQLDAYESCFAERMQEAVAVFRPDVIHVNHLWLAASLARRLFPSLPVVASCHGSDLRQFRTNAHLRPRVLSGCRSLDAVCALHSGQKHEICELYGIAQDRVQVTGVGYDDELFSCAVKPASPPVRICYAGKLSAAKGVPWLLRAMEMVEGNVRLDLCGSGTGAEQAAILEHADRLGDRVLVHGSLGHTALAQVMQQAHIFVLPSFFEGLPLVMLESLACGCRLVSTRLPGVVEAFDGVPENVLRLVELPRLHGADKPYAEDEGQFVKALAGSLSAMAHDVIAEGHPPASERISEVLDHYTWQAVFKRVESCYGAAVEQAFRSGGLKELS, encoded by the coding sequence GTGAAAATACTGCATATTCTCTCTCAACGCCCTGAACTGACCGGCAGCGGCGTTTATATCTCGCAGATGATGCGTCAGGCGTATGCCGCGGGACATGAGAACGCCATGCTCGCAGGCGTCCCCGCTGACTATTGCCATCCGCAGGAAGGGGCCTGCTGCCGTACCTTCTTTGTCCGTTTCGGGCATGACCTGCCATTCGGTGTTGCGGGCATGAGCGACGTGATGCCGTATCCTTCCGTCAGATTCCGCGATTTTTCCGATGCCCAGCTGGATGCTTACGAAAGCTGTTTTGCAGAGCGTATGCAGGAGGCTGTGGCAGTGTTCCGGCCCGATGTCATTCACGTGAATCATCTGTGGCTGGCCGCCTCCCTTGCCCGACGTCTTTTCCCTTCCCTTCCCGTGGTGGCAAGCTGCCACGGTTCCGATTTGCGTCAGTTCCGCACCAATGCCCACCTGCGTCCAAGAGTGCTTTCCGGCTGCCGCTCGCTGGATGCCGTGTGCGCGTTGCACTCCGGACAGAAGCACGAAATCTGCGAACTATACGGCATTGCGCAAGACCGGGTGCAGGTGACCGGCGTCGGGTATGATGATGAGCTGTTCAGTTGCGCGGTCAAGCCTGCATCACCTCCGGTCCGCATCTGCTACGCGGGCAAGCTTTCCGCGGCCAAGGGGGTGCCGTGGCTGTTGCGTGCCATGGAAATGGTTGAAGGGAACGTCCGTCTTGATCTGTGCGGTTCGGGCACGGGCGCTGAGCAGGCTGCCATTCTGGAGCACGCGGACCGGCTGGGCGACAGGGTGCTGGTGCATGGCAGCCTTGGTCACACCGCATTGGCGCAGGTGATGCAGCAGGCCCATATTTTTGTGCTGCCTTCTTTCTTTGAAGGACTCCCTCTCGTCATGCTGGAGTCCCTTGCCTGCGGGTGCCGTCTGGTATCCACCCGCCTGCCCGGAGTCGTGGAGGCATTTGACGGTGTGCCGGAAAACGTATTGAGGCTGGTTGAACTTCCCCGCCTGCACGGTGCGGACAAACCCTACGCGGAAGACGAGGGACAGTTCGTAAAGGCATTGGCCGGAAGCCTTTCAGCCATGGCTCATGATGTCATAGCGGAGGGACACCCGCCAGCATCCGAGCGCATTTCAGAGGTGCTTGATCACTATACATGGCAGGCTGTGTTCAAAAGAGTGGAGTCGTGTTATGGTGCTGCGGTGGAACAGGCGTTCCGCTCAGGGGGCTTGAAAGAACTATCATAA
- a CDS encoding sigma-54-dependent transcriptional regulator — MAEARIAGSVAGLGILIVDDEKDFARGLMRLISGRFKDVRVEMAHSGPEALEKLISGDFHLMLTDLRMPDMTGMELLHEAFKRQPDLCMVMLTAHGTIETAVEALKVGAYDFVTKPVEPDQLFHIVQKGLERASLLNENKRLRALVDSSAGGEMVGESPAMQRLRYAVQAVANSDYTVLIRGESGTGKEVVARLIHRMSNRARKPFMAVNCPAIPEHLLESELFGHVKGAFTGADQDRKGLFAAADGGTLLLDEVGDISANIQTKLLRVLQEGEVRPVGANANVAVSTRVLASTNQELEARIAERQFREDLYYRLNVLSVMVPPLRDRIEDIPLLAHHFMRQACRDMSLEDKDISPDVIAYLASRQWPGNVRELQSYIRRLVVFCMKDTVDMNLVAHVEHGTQVGSATAGVPVLSGGMPEPYKEAKGRVTDEFTLGYVRDLLTVTGGNISEAARISGLSRVALQKILSRLDIDATSFK; from the coding sequence ATGGCGGAAGCACGGATTGCCGGTTCTGTGGCCGGGCTGGGTATTCTTATCGTTGACGATGAGAAGGATTTTGCGCGTGGTCTCATGCGTCTGATCTCCGGGCGCTTCAAGGATGTTCGCGTTGAGATGGCGCACAGCGGTCCGGAAGCCCTTGAAAAACTGATCTCAGGCGATTTTCATCTCATGCTGACCGACCTGCGTATGCCGGATATGACCGGTATGGAGCTGCTGCACGAAGCTTTCAAGCGTCAGCCTGACCTCTGCATGGTCATGCTTACGGCACACGGCACCATCGAAACCGCTGTTGAGGCGTTGAAGGTGGGGGCCTATGACTTCGTGACCAAGCCCGTTGAGCCGGATCAACTCTTCCATATCGTGCAGAAGGGGTTGGAGCGCGCTTCGCTGCTTAACGAGAACAAGCGGTTGCGTGCACTGGTGGATTCCAGCGCCGGCGGAGAGATGGTCGGCGAATCACCGGCCATGCAGAGGCTGCGTTATGCTGTGCAGGCTGTGGCCAATTCCGATTACACGGTGCTTATTCGCGGAGAGTCCGGCACAGGCAAGGAAGTGGTGGCACGCCTCATTCATCGCATGAGTAACAGGGCGCGTAAGCCGTTCATGGCCGTGAACTGTCCCGCCATTCCCGAGCATCTGCTGGAAAGCGAACTTTTCGGGCATGTGAAGGGAGCCTTCACCGGAGCCGATCAGGACAGAAAGGGGCTCTTTGCCGCTGCGGACGGCGGCACGCTGCTGCTGGACGAAGTAGGTGATATTTCTGCCAACATACAGACAAAATTGCTGCGTGTGTTGCAGGAAGGCGAGGTTCGTCCTGTGGGGGCCAATGCCAATGTCGCCGTATCCACCCGTGTGCTGGCTTCTACCAATCAGGAGCTGGAAGCCCGTATTGCCGAGCGCCAGTTCCGCGAGGACCTCTATTACCGTCTGAACGTTCTGTCCGTCATGGTGCCTCCCCTGCGGGACAGGATTGAAGACATTCCCCTGCTTGCCCACCATTTCATGCGGCAGGCCTGCCGCGACATGTCTCTGGAAGACAAGGACATCTCTCCGGATGTGATTGCCTATCTTGCTTCCAGACAGTGGCCCGGCAATGTGCGTGAACTGCAGAGTTATATCCGTCGTCTCGTGGTGTTCTGCATGAAGGATACCGTGGACATGAATCTTGTGGCGCACGTGGAGCACGGGACGCAAGTCGGTTCCGCCACTGCGGGAGTTCCTGTTCTTTCAGGCGGCATGCCCGAGCCATACAAGGAAGCCAAAGGGCGTGTAACGGACGAGTTCACCCTGGGCTATGTGCGGGACCTGCTGACCGTCACAGGGGGGAACATTTCTGAAGCTGCCCGTATCTCCGGGCTTTCCCGCGTTGCCTTGCAGAAAATTCTTTCCCGCCTGGATATAGACGCCACCTCATTCAAGTAG
- a CDS encoding c-type heme family protein, with protein MHFSRPSTLQAKFLSGLAAATMILGMCFAVGFYLHMRTVLEDEVRDKARLIFLQVDSVQRYVRSTLRPRMFEVLPDQFVIEAMSSSFISREIMDGMGGDNSHIYRRVAISARNPKFEANALEQELVGYFRAHNDESLWQGYRDVDGEEFYIMARPVVFYEECMRCHGAREEAPVELLALYGDRGFDHEQDTIGGVDLVGLSVTESVARLQRTIFGYFGFFALGAVVFFSITNLLFKVLVMNNIKRLSAMFRDNLEITGGTELLNKLVERDEIEELEAGMQELNSHLLDARRQLEGYAENLRSMVEDRTGELLQEAQERRADVELFVHLLADMRSSNTRADLWRLTLPEIGRRFGAASVSYVCTFASQRHFSWPEQGAFPTLPHNWVDLLTESRTYLGDNTAVIPVESSEGTAEGLLCIRWDDPRVAKRQDHDLLQALGRQLGMAAENMTALDNLMRQKGTLQSIVEGITDPLVLMDSVYGLVTANQAARDLASELSGGRVLDGALLGLFGCNSPKGDCHVSATLASGRPHVEEVVLESGRSFALNMYPIVSPLPVAEAGNPTGRPQGRIVVYARETTREKRMLSQMQQSEKMITVGKLAAGLAHEINNPLGVILCYAELLRQNLGDEQQLQDLDVILRHTRQAQRVLKDLLNFARPKTSSYGECDAGRVAVAIAEIFTVQATKKGVMLSTNAKAGRVYVGMGENELEQVLSNLVLNALDAVPERKGEVFVDVVSEAGEVKIIVRDNGPGVSESDRSMIFDPFYTTKAPGAGTGLGLAIVYGMVTESGGTIEVMRDPLLEGARFTITLPSVRFANQQQEV; from the coding sequence ATGCATTTTTCCCGTCCTTCCACATTGCAGGCGAAGTTCCTGTCCGGGCTTGCCGCTGCCACCATGATCCTCGGCATGTGTTTTGCCGTGGGCTTCTACCTGCATATGCGGACCGTTCTTGAAGACGAGGTGCGCGACAAGGCTCGTCTCATTTTCCTGCAGGTTGACTCCGTGCAGCGATATGTTCGTTCCACCCTGCGTCCCCGCATGTTTGAAGTTCTGCCTGATCAGTTCGTCATAGAGGCCATGAGTTCCTCTTTCATTTCGCGTGAAATCATGGACGGCATGGGCGGAGACAACAGTCATATCTACCGGCGTGTCGCTATCTCGGCCCGTAACCCCAAGTTTGAGGCGAATGCTCTGGAACAGGAGCTTGTGGGATACTTCCGTGCCCATAATGATGAATCTCTCTGGCAGGGCTACCGCGATGTGGACGGCGAAGAGTTCTACATCATGGCACGCCCTGTCGTGTTCTACGAAGAGTGCATGCGTTGCCACGGTGCCCGTGAGGAAGCGCCTGTGGAGCTGCTGGCCTTGTACGGAGATCGCGGCTTTGACCATGAGCAGGACACCATCGGCGGCGTTGACCTTGTGGGGCTTTCCGTTACGGAAAGCGTGGCAAGACTGCAGCGGACCATCTTCGGCTATTTCGGCTTCTTCGCCCTTGGAGCGGTGGTCTTCTTCTCTATCACCAACCTGCTGTTCAAGGTGCTTGTCATGAACAACATCAAGCGCCTTTCCGCCATGTTCCGTGATAATCTTGAAATCACCGGCGGCACCGAACTCCTGAACAAGCTGGTGGAACGCGACGAGATTGAAGAGCTTGAGGCGGGTATGCAGGAGCTGAACAGCCACTTGCTGGATGCGCGCCGACAGCTTGAGGGCTATGCGGAGAATCTGCGCAGCATGGTGGAGGACCGGACCGGCGAACTGCTGCAGGAGGCGCAGGAGCGTCGTGCGGACGTGGAGCTTTTCGTGCATCTGCTGGCAGATATGCGCTCCAGCAACACTCGGGCGGACCTGTGGCGGCTGACCTTGCCGGAAATCGGCAGGCGTTTCGGGGCGGCCAGCGTTTCCTATGTCTGCACGTTCGCGTCCCAGAGACATTTTTCGTGGCCGGAGCAGGGGGCATTTCCGACTCTGCCGCATAACTGGGTTGACCTGCTGACCGAAAGTCGTACGTATCTCGGCGATAATACAGCCGTTATTCCGGTGGAATCCAGCGAAGGCACGGCCGAGGGCCTGCTATGCATCCGCTGGGATGACCCGCGTGTTGCCAAACGGCAGGACCATGACCTGCTGCAGGCCCTAGGCAGGCAGCTGGGCATGGCGGCCGAGAACATGACTGCGTTGGATAACCTGATGCGCCAGAAGGGCACACTGCAGTCCATCGTTGAGGGCATTACCGATCCGCTGGTGCTCATGGATTCCGTGTACGGACTGGTGACGGCGAATCAGGCCGCCCGTGATCTTGCCAGCGAGCTTTCCGGCGGCAGAGTGCTGGATGGCGCTCTGCTGGGCCTCTTCGGCTGCAACTCCCCCAAGGGCGATTGTCATGTCTCGGCTACTCTGGCCAGCGGCAGGCCGCACGTGGAGGAGGTGGTTCTGGAAAGCGGACGCAGTTTTGCCCTGAATATGTATCCCATCGTTTCCCCGTTGCCGGTTGCTGAAGCCGGCAACCCCACAGGCAGACCGCAGGGACGTATCGTTGTCTACGCACGGGAGACCACGCGTGAAAAGCGCATGCTTTCCCAGATGCAGCAGAGCGAGAAGATGATTACCGTGGGCAAGCTTGCGGCAGGGCTGGCGCATGAGATCAACAATCCTCTTGGGGTGATCCTGTGCTATGCCGAGCTGCTGCGCCAGAATCTGGGAGACGAGCAGCAACTGCAGGACCTGGATGTCATTTTGCGCCACACCCGTCAGGCTCAGCGGGTTCTCAAGGATCTTCTCAACTTTGCCCGTCCCAAGACTTCGTCATACGGCGAGTGCGATGCAGGCCGGGTTGCCGTGGCCATTGCCGAGATATTCACTGTGCAGGCCACCAAGAAGGGCGTGATGCTTTCCACAAACGCCAAGGCCGGACGTGTATACGTGGGCATGGGTGAAAACGAACTTGAACAGGTGCTCTCCAACCTTGTTCTGAACGCGCTGGACGCCGTGCCCGAACGGAAGGGCGAGGTGTTCGTGGACGTGGTGTCGGAAGCAGGCGAGGTGAAGATCATTGTCAGGGATAACGGTCCGGGCGTGTCCGAGTCTGACAGAAGCATGATTTTTGATCCGTTTTACACGACCAAGGCCCCCGGTGCCGGAACCGGTCTGGGGCTTGCCATTGTGTACGGCATGGTTACTGAATCTGGCGGCACCATAGAGGTTATGCGTGATCCTTTGCTCGAGGGAGCCAGATTCACGATAACCCTGCCCTCGGTTCGATTCGCTAATCAGCAGCAGGAAGTATAG
- a CDS encoding YeiH family protein: MSQDSNVVVDKGKSSLSDLWTKEDYWAIWLGFFIIATAFFLYFNFAPVGEYKEKIAKENAIMETEAARAPFKTVAWHKAADAKKKLKASDTAVGKFAKHWTNKPGSWKDNPIDAFIMSKDRADMLNEKAKPKYEEAKTKAADALVLAQAAETAAAAVNFQDATLNEEAKAKIGDWRALHKKASDAKKKVGHKPYNHIPTLLVLGIVMALFFAIGIKFMGKDTLGFIKGFGMVFGVAVVAYTLGGQSFSKQYGIGAEAWGVLLGMLIANTVGTPNIAKKACEVEYFIKTGLVLLGAEVLFNKIVAIGVPGIFVAWVVTPIVLITTFIFGQKVLKMPSKTLNIVISADMSVCGTSAAIATAAACRAKKEELTLSVGLSLVFTAIMMIVMPAVIKSVGMPEILGGAWMGGTIDATGAVAAAGAFLGEKALYVAATIKMIQNVLIGVTAFGVAVYWCTKVECEAGKSVGWMEIWHRFPKFVLGFLSASILFSVIDGSLGGDMGYSMIDQGVVRGFTRLFRGWFFALSFAAIGLATNFRELAHYFKGGKPLILYVCGQSFNLVLTLTMAYIMFYLVFPEITAQI; encoded by the coding sequence ATGTCTCAGGATTCCAACGTAGTAGTCGACAAGGGCAAATCTTCCCTGTCTGACCTGTGGACCAAGGAAGACTACTGGGCCATTTGGCTTGGTTTCTTCATCATCGCCACTGCATTTTTCCTGTATTTCAACTTTGCTCCGGTAGGGGAGTACAAGGAGAAGATTGCCAAGGAAAATGCGATCATGGAAACCGAAGCTGCCCGTGCGCCTTTCAAGACCGTTGCATGGCATAAGGCTGCTGACGCCAAGAAGAAGCTGAAGGCTTCCGATACTGCCGTGGGCAAGTTTGCCAAGCACTGGACCAACAAGCCCGGTTCCTGGAAGGATAATCCGATTGACGCCTTCATCATGTCCAAGGATCGCGCGGACATGCTGAACGAAAAGGCCAAGCCCAAGTACGAAGAAGCCAAGACCAAGGCGGCTGATGCCCTGGTTCTTGCTCAGGCTGCCGAAACCGCTGCCGCTGCCGTGAACTTCCAGGATGCCACCCTGAATGAAGAAGCCAAGGCAAAGATCGGCGACTGGCGCGCTCTTCACAAGAAGGCCAGCGATGCCAAGAAAAAGGTAGGCCACAAGCCCTACAACCATATTCCCACTCTGCTGGTTCTGGGCATCGTCATGGCATTGTTCTTTGCCATCGGCATCAAGTTCATGGGTAAGGATACCCTGGGCTTTATCAAGGGCTTCGGCATGGTATTCGGTGTAGCCGTTGTTGCATACACCCTTGGCGGCCAGTCCTTCTCCAAGCAGTATGGCATTGGTGCTGAAGCCTGGGGCGTTCTCCTCGGTATGCTGATCGCCAACACCGTGGGCACTCCCAATATCGCAAAGAAGGCTTGTGAAGTAGAATACTTCATCAAGACCGGTCTTGTTCTGCTCGGTGCTGAAGTTCTCTTCAACAAGATCGTCGCCATCGGGGTTCCCGGTATCTTCGTTGCGTGGGTTGTTACCCCCATCGTTCTCATCACCACCTTCATCTTCGGTCAGAAAGTACTGAAGATGCCTTCCAAGACTCTGAACATCGTTATTTCCGCGGACATGTCCGTGTGCGGTACCTCTGCTGCCATCGCAACCGCCGCCGCCTGCCGCGCCAAGAAGGAAGAGCTGACCCTTTCCGTTGGTCTTTCCCTCGTATTCACCGCCATCATGATGATCGTCATGCCTGCCGTTATCAAGTCTGTGGGCATGCCTGAAATCCTCGGCGGCGCATGGATGGGTGGCACCATCGACGCAACCGGTGCCGTTGCTGCTGCCGGTGCGTTCCTCGGTGAAAAGGCTCTGTACGTAGCTGCAACCATCAAGATGATCCAGAACGTGCTCATCGGTGTGACCGCATTCGGCGTTGCCGTATACTGGTGCACCAAGGTTGAGTGCGAAGCCGGCAAGTCCGTCGGCTGGATGGAAATCTGGCATCGCTTCCCCAAGTTCGTTCTGGGCTTCCTGTCCGCCTCCATCCTGTTCTCCGTCATTGACGGCAGCCTGGGCGGCGACATGGGCTACTCCATGATCGACCAGGGTGTTGTGCGCGGCTTTACCCGTCTGTTCCGCGGCTGGTTCTTTGCTCTGTCCTTTGCCGCAATCGGTCTGGCCACGAACTTCCGCGAACTGGCCCACTACTTCAAGGGCGGCAAGCCGCTCATCCTGTATGTGTGCGGTCAGTCCTTCAACCTCGTGCTGACCTTGACCATGGCCTACATCATGTTCTACCTGGTGTTCCCCGAGATCACCGCGCAGATCTAG
- a CDS encoding tRNA dihydrouridine synthase, with amino-acid sequence MSGTDLAALAERLNTPLSIRGRAVKNRLWLAPMAGLGHVAFREVAARFGGWGLQMTGMCSARAVPTENPAVSSVFSWRQEELSTLVCQIFGADPDDMALAAERIQAEGFWGVDINMGCSVAPIVYKGCGADLMRDPERACRMVEKVRAAVDIPVMVKFRTGWQTEPEPAVAFAKMLEQAGADALTFHPRVAPDRRSRPPRTDHIRLVKQAVSVPVFGNGNVFTPGDCQRVLDATGCDGISLGRIGIARPWVFAEWTRGFEPTEEVYRETLFAFLDAIEKWNIPSRAIKMYKKFVLYYAANFTYGNRLFGRLIAGETMERMRENAEREFATVPQISERPNMLMFTM; translated from the coding sequence ATGAGCGGAACTGATCTTGCGGCGCTTGCCGAGCGCCTGAACACCCCCCTGTCCATCCGTGGCAGGGCCGTGAAGAATCGCCTGTGGCTTGCGCCCATGGCCGGTCTCGGGCATGTGGCCTTTCGTGAGGTTGCGGCTCGCTTCGGCGGCTGGGGCCTGCAGATGACGGGTATGTGCAGTGCCCGGGCCGTTCCCACGGAGAACCCTGCCGTTTCGTCGGTATTCAGCTGGCGACAGGAGGAACTCTCAACGCTTGTGTGTCAGATATTCGGGGCCGACCCCGATGATATGGCGCTGGCGGCGGAGCGTATTCAGGCAGAAGGGTTCTGGGGCGTGGACATTAACATGGGATGTTCCGTGGCCCCTATTGTGTACAAGGGGTGCGGTGCGGACCTCATGCGCGATCCTGAACGGGCCTGCCGCATGGTTGAGAAGGTGCGCGCTGCCGTGGATATTCCTGTCATGGTCAAGTTCCGCACCGGCTGGCAAACGGAGCCTGAGCCCGCAGTGGCTTTTGCGAAAATGCTGGAGCAGGCCGGAGCTGATGCACTGACGTTCCACCCCCGCGTTGCTCCGGACAGACGCAGCAGGCCCCCGCGTACCGATCATATCAGGCTGGTGAAGCAGGCTGTTTCCGTCCCCGTGTTCGGCAACGGCAACGTGTTCACGCCGGGGGATTGTCAGCGCGTGCTTGATGCCACCGGGTGCGACGGTATTTCGCTGGGACGTATAGGCATAGCCCGTCCGTGGGTTTTTGCCGAGTGGACCCGTGGCTTTGAGCCCACTGAAGAGGTGTACAGGGAGACGTTGTTCGCTTTTCTGGATGCCATCGAAAAGTGGAACATTCCCAGTCGCGCCATCAAGATGTACAAGAAGTTCGTGCTGTACTATGCCGCAAACTTCACTTACGGGAATCGCCTTTTCGGGCGTCTTATCGCCGGAGAGACCATGGAGAGGATGCGCGAGAACGCGGAGCGTGAATTCGCAACGGTGCCGCAGATTTCCGAACGCCCCAACATGCTCATGTTCACCATGTAG
- the yfcE gene encoding phosphodiesterase: MKILFISDIHGSLPRAQTVFAAADPDSLDAIVILGDILYHGPRNPLPEGYDPRATAGFLNGYKGRIIAVRGNCDSEVDQTLLEFPIRTDYSWLFLDGMRIFLTHGHLWNESNLPPLAAGDAFAYGHTHIPRAHVVNGIGVLNPGSCSLPKEGNEPSYGLYEDGFFRVLTLDGEVVLERCLYGLCAKA, encoded by the coding sequence ATGAAGATTCTTTTTATTTCGGATATCCATGGTTCGCTGCCCCGAGCGCAGACCGTGTTTGCCGCAGCTGATCCCGACTCGCTGGACGCTATCGTGATATTGGGCGACATCCTCTATCACGGGCCCCGCAATCCCCTTCCGGAGGGGTATGACCCTCGTGCGACTGCGGGTTTTCTCAATGGCTACAAGGGGCGCATTATCGCCGTTCGCGGCAACTGCGATTCAGAGGTGGATCAGACCCTGCTGGAATTTCCCATCCGCACGGACTACTCCTGGCTGTTTCTCGACGGGATGCGCATATTCCTGACCCACGGGCACCTCTGGAATGAATCCAATCTGCCTCCTCTTGCTGCGGGAGACGCGTTTGCCTACGGGCATACGCATATTCCGCGTGCGCACGTGGTGAACGGCATCGGCGTATTGAATCCCGGTTCCTGTTCCCTGCCCAAGGAAGGGAACGAGCCTTCTTACGGGCTGTATGAAGATGGTTTTTTCCGTGTGCTGACACTGGATGGCGAAGTCGTGCTGGAACGCTGTCTGTATGGACTGTGCGCCAAGGCGTAA
- a CDS encoding Hsp20/alpha crystallin family protein, with translation MHHNQTPDRCGKAPRIRPAADFVEREDGFYLYLDMPGVRRENLVVHIEDDELTIQAPTSHKLCNGERVHAMEFGDVEYHAQFSLTDTMEKQRIGAQLVNGVLSIFIPRREEQVPRRIKIEVL, from the coding sequence ATGCATCATAATCAGACTCCGGATCGTTGCGGCAAGGCTCCCAGAATTCGTCCCGCGGCAGATTTTGTGGAGCGTGAGGACGGTTTCTACCTGTATCTGGACATGCCCGGTGTGCGTCGTGAAAACCTTGTGGTGCATATCGAGGACGATGAGCTGACCATTCAGGCGCCCACCAGCCACAAGCTCTGCAACGGCGAGCGGGTTCATGCCATGGAGTTCGGCGACGTCGAGTATCATGCGCAGTTTTCGCTGACCGATACTATGGAGAAGCAGCGCATAGGGGCGCAGCTCGTGAACGGGGTGTTGAGCATATTCATTCCCCGCCGCGAAGAGCAGGTGCCAAGGCGCATCAAGATAGAAGTTTTGTAG
- a CDS encoding Hsp20/alpha crystallin family protein, translated as MVMDFGSFYDFPHLLDRMMGEMAQPYAAGSRQTAFPPLYIGEDDDTLFVRALIPGAGLEDVELTLTDKTLVLKGELKHVQGKYYRQERPTGPFQRVVRLNVPVSGDHVRATMRDGVLEVVLPKAACVRPQTIHIESR; from the coding sequence ATGGTCATGGACTTCGGTTCGTTTTATGATTTCCCGCACTTGCTGGATCGCATGATGGGTGAGATGGCTCAGCCCTACGCTGCGGGCAGCAGGCAGACGGCTTTCCCCCCGCTGTATATCGGAGAGGATGATGACACCCTGTTCGTCCGCGCGCTGATTCCCGGCGCAGGATTGGAGGATGTGGAGCTGACCCTGACCGACAAGACTCTTGTGCTCAAGGGTGAGCTCAAGCATGTGCAGGGCAAGTATTACCGGCAGGAGAGACCTACGGGGCCTTTTCAGCGGGTTGTGCGGCTTAATGTCCCCGTCAGCGGCGATCACGTCCGCGCCACCATGCGCGACGGAGTGCTTGAGGTGGTGCTGCCCAAGGCGGCGTGCGTGCGTCCCCAGACCATTCATATCGAATCGCGGTAG
- a CDS encoding Trm112 family protein, giving the protein MPINQELLNILACPKCKGAVAMVAEKDGLACAACEVVYPVREDIPVMLIEEAVPAEKWAKGIRNAKD; this is encoded by the coding sequence GTGCCCATTAATCAGGAATTGCTGAATATACTCGCCTGCCCCAAGTGCAAGGGCGCTGTTGCCATGGTTGCCGAGAAGGACGGCCTTGCCTGTGCCGCCTGTGAAGTGGTCTATCCCGTGCGCGAGGACATTCCCGTTATGCTCATAGAAGAAGCTGTGCCTGCGGAAAAGTGGGCCAAAGGTATTCGCAACGCCAAGGATTAA
- a CDS encoding PHP domain-containing protein, producing the protein MTRTYIDLHTHSTASDGSDTPEELIVLAHKAGVTTLALTDHDTTDGLEEAMDAGRKLGVNVIPGCELSVRTEYGELHIVGLWLNPEAPKLRRAMQELQDHRTTRNVRIVEKLQELNIPITYDEVLQVAGTGSVGRPHIAHVLIQKGFAHSMYNAFEVYLGDKGLAHVPKKVLSPKEGVELLKEEGATVSLAHMFLHGYPREWLEDMIATLSGFGMDAIEAYHSEHDDRSTRKAVDLAARHGLALTGGSDYHGAIKPDIRLGRGKGGLYVPPFVLADLIELRKSQGLPV; encoded by the coding sequence ATGACACGCACATATATCGACCTGCACACCCACTCCACCGCCTCAGACGGCAGCGACACCCCGGAAGAACTCATCGTCCTTGCACACAAGGCCGGCGTCACCACCCTCGCCCTCACCGACCATGACACGACCGACGGACTTGAAGAGGCCATGGACGCAGGCAGGAAGCTTGGGGTCAACGTCATCCCCGGATGCGAACTGAGCGTACGCACGGAATACGGCGAATTACACATCGTCGGCCTGTGGCTGAATCCTGAAGCCCCCAAGCTGCGGCGCGCCATGCAGGAACTGCAGGACCACAGAACGACCCGCAACGTCCGTATCGTGGAAAAATTGCAGGAACTGAATATCCCCATCACGTACGACGAGGTGCTGCAGGTAGCCGGAACAGGTTCGGTAGGCAGACCGCACATAGCGCACGTGCTGATTCAGAAAGGCTTTGCGCACTCCATGTACAACGCCTTTGAAGTCTACCTCGGCGACAAGGGGCTGGCGCACGTTCCCAAGAAAGTTCTTTCCCCGAAAGAGGGCGTGGAACTGCTCAAGGAAGAAGGAGCCACCGTCTCACTCGCCCACATGTTTCTGCACGGTTATCCGCGGGAATGGCTTGAGGACATGATCGCAACGCTTTCCGGATTCGGCATGGATGCCATAGAGGCCTACCACAGCGAGCACGACGACCGCTCCACCCGCAAGGCCGTTGATCTGGCCGCGCGACACGGGCTTGCCCTTACGGGCGGTTCGGACTATCACGGCGCCATCAAGCCGGACATCCGGCTCGGCCGTGGCAAGGGCGGACTCTACGTCCCGCCGTTCGTACTGGCCGACCTCATCGAACTGCGTAAAAGCCAGGGTCTGCCGGTATAA